Within Desulfurobacterium thermolithotrophum DSM 11699, the genomic segment TTCTTGATATTTTTAGACTTTTAAAAAGATTGGGCTTTACGCCTTCTCATAACGGTATAACCAAAAGAACAAAAACAGTTTATTCTTCTTTAACACCTTTAAAAATTGCTGAAAAAATTTCAGAAAAGAAGTCTATACCTTTAAAGAATATTAGAGGAAAAAAACTTTTAATAGTTGGTGGCTACCTTGACGGTATATTCTTTGCTTCTATCTTGAAAGATCAATTTGAAAAAATTCATATCTTTGATATTGAAAACTCAGTTTTAAAGCTTGCCGAGCTTTTAGGTTTAAAGTCCTTTCTTCCCGAGAAAGAGTTTGTATATGATGTAATTTTGGATCTTACAGGTTTTGGCGGCGCCATTTGTAGAGATGGAAAAGTTTCTAACTTCAAAGGAAAAATGATAATTTCTGAAGTAGCTTCAGGAGTGCAGGAATTTCCTAAAAACGGTAAACCTCACTTTCTTTTAAAATTAAAGAAAGGAAAGGCAAATACATCGGGAACAATGACATTAACAGTAAAAACTGTTCGAGAAAGTGCCGCGAAAATAGAAGAAATTGAAGGTGTTTTATACGCTGTTCCTCAACTTTTCTTTGCCGAATCACTACTATTTAATGTAAAAAGTGCAGAAAGTTTTTATGAGCTAATGGAAATACCAGCTCTTACCGTTTCTTGTAAGACAGAAACTTCTCTAAGAACAGAAGATATAGACAAAAAAATAACGGAGGTGATAGAAAACTTTGAGTTTGAATTGGAAAGAGTTTGAATCGTTTTTAAACGATTTAGTACCTAAAACTTTAGCTCTACCTGAAGACTTTTATGGATGGGTTAATAAAAACCGTCCTAAAACCATTGAACAAGTAGCTGTTGTAGTAGACTTTATACCAAACAGAATTCCACTTGAAAAATTTGACGTTGTTATTTCTCATCATTTTCCTTCCTTTATTCCTAAAGTTCCTGTTTTTGTAGTCCATACTCCTTTAGATAGGATAGAT encodes:
- a CDS encoding FeGP cofactor biosynthesis guanylyltransferase HcgB family protein produces the protein MLEEKLELFKNAFLESLVGNRKGDKPEETALLRERILKGKIGIVTNNKKKFTIAKKTISLFGIKNISQIEIPTEIFDLTEIPTLSKALAGRFFKNCNFYVARGRLGAPGSGALTIMIDEFGHVISAVTSPPHHLHKFSLETSVFLDIFRLLKRLGFTPSHNGITKRTKTVYSSLTPLKIAEKISEKKSIPLKNIRGKKLLIVGGYLDGIFFASILKDQFEKIHIFDIENSVLKLAELLGLKSFLPEKEFVYDVILDLTGFGGAICRDGKVSNFKGKMIISEVASGVQEFPKNGKPHFLLKLKKGKANTSGTMTLTVKTVRESAAKIEEIEGVLYAVPQLFFAESLLFNVKSAESFYELMEIPALTVSCKTETSLRTEDIDKKITEVIENFEFELERV